The sequence TTCTATTGCAGGCCTTGCAGCCATCCAAGAGGTGGTAAAATCCTGCAAGAAGATCCGGATTCTTGATAGCCTCTAGCGCCGATAGATAGAGAGATAGAGACTCAAGGGAAAAATGTTCCTCATTGTCCCGAATTCCTCCTAACTTCATTTGTGCTGCTGTGCGGCTACACGACAGGCAAGAAGAGACCAGGTGCCGAAGGCTCCTTGAAGTCCCCAGCGTCCGATAGGCGGTCCTGAAGAGTTCAAGAATCTGTTGCTGCAGCAAATGAGATTGAGCAGGGTTCACCTTCTTACCCACCCACCGGCAAGAAGTCGTAGCTGCTGGCCAACCAAGAATCGACTAGCGACATGGCTCCTGGAGTCCTCCTCATATTTTTTCCACGCTTTGGATATTTACTCTAGAGCTGATCCAAGCTCAATCTGAACAGAGCGAAGCTTCGCCACAAACCCAAACGGTAGCTGGCCAGCCATCCAGAGGCAAGAGCGGAAAGCGTTAGTGCTCCCGGGGTTAGCGCAGAGCCGGCGGTGAGGGCGGAGCTGGAAAGGAGGCCACCGCTCGGTCTAGGACAGGGCTCCAACGGCCAAGACGCTTTGCTGCCGGACCACAAAGGCCCGACCGGTCACCCTCGAAGCCACCGCCCCCCCACACATCCCACCCCGCCGGGGAGTAGATGTCACAGCGAGGTTACGGTAGCGTGACGGCAGCGTGGCATAGAAGGTGAGAAGACCGGCGGAGCATGAGGAAGTGGATGCTCGATCAGGTGGATTTGGGCGCGAAGCTCAGCAAGAAAGAATACAAGCGACGGCTGCCGGGGCTCCAGGAGCGGCTGCTGGATCTGCAGCATGCGTGCTGGCAGGAGAAGCTGGGGGCGTTGGTGGTCTTTGAGGGTTGGGATACGGCGGGGCGGGGGGATGTCATCGGGAAAGTGACGGAGCGGTTGGAGCCGCGGGGGTTTGAGCTCCACATGGTGCGGGAGCCGCGGACCTTCGAGGCCCAGCTGCCGTGGATGTGGCGGTTTTGGAGCCGGCTGCCGGCCTATGGGCAGATGGCCCTCTTCGACTACAGCTGGTACCGGCGCTTCTTCGTGCAGCGGCTGGAGCCGCCGGAGGGGGAACCGCTGTGGCCGCAGCATCGGGAGGACATTCTGGCCTTCGAGGCGATGCTGGCGGCGGATCGCTATGTGCTGATCAAGATCTTCCTCCACATCTCCGAGAAAGAGAAAAAGAAGCGCCTCGACAAGCGGTGGGACAACCCCCTGGATCGTTGGCGGCTGTCGAGGAGGGCGCGCCAGAGCCTGCAGCGATACGACGACTACCACGAGCTGATTCAAGAGACTCTGGAACGCACCCACATCGAGCACGCCCCCTGGACGGTGGTGGCGGCGACGGAGAAGCGGTGGCGGCGGGTGCGGGTGTTGGAGACCTTGGTGGAAGGGCTGGAGCGAGGGTTGCGGGACGCTGGGAAAGCGTTGCCGGAGGAGGAAGCCGCCGTCGAGGCACGGGTTGGGGCATCCCCCGGGAGCGGTGAGGAGGTGCGGCCATGAGCGCTCCCTCCCTGACGACCGCCGATCTCTCCCTGACGCTGGACCGCGTTGACTACAAGCGAAGCCTGGCCCGGCAGCAAATCCGCCTCCAGGAGCTCGCAATGGAGCTCTACCAGCAGGGCCGCTCGGCGGTGCTGGTCTTCGAGGGCTGGGACGCCGCCGGCAAGGGTGGAGCCATCCGGCGCCTCACCGCCAAGCTCGATCCGCGGGGATATCGGGTCTTTCCCATCGCCAAGCCGGAGGGAGAGGACGCGGTGCGGCACTACCTGTGGCGCTTTTGGCGCCGGCTGGAGCCGCCGCGGGACAAACAGCTGCTGATCTTCGACCGCAGCTGGTACGGGCGGGTGCTGGTGGAGCGGGTAGAGGGCTTCGCGGAGGAAGCGGAGTGGCGGCGGGCTTACGACGAGATCAACCACTTCGAGGAGCAGCTGGCGGCCCAGGGGATGTTGGTGCGGAAGTTCTGGTTCCACATCGGCAAGGACGAGCAGCTCGACCGCTTCGAGGCGCGGGAGCAGACGCCCCACAAGCGCTGGAAACTCACCGACGAGGATTGGCGCAATCGGGAGAAGTGGGAGCTCTACGAGGCGGCGGTGGAGGAGATGTTGGAGCGCACCCACCACGCGGCGCGGCGCTGGGAGGTGGTAGCGGGGAACGATAAGCGCCATGCCCGGGTACGGACGCTGCGCTCGGTGGTGGAGTTGCTGGAGGAAGGGCTCGGGAGCTCCAAGGCAGGCGGCAAGGGATGAGGCGTCCGGCCTGGTTGCCGGTGGGCTGCGGGAAGCTCCCGACGTCGGGACCCGTGGTGCTGGGAGTGGCAGCTGTGGCGGTGGTGGCGGTCGGGGCGATGGCGGACTCCGGGGCGGAGCCGGCGGTGGTGGCGGCGGGCACCGGCGACCTGCGCTTGGGGGCGCTGATCATGGGCCTCTTCGGCGGCCTCGCCTTCTTCCTCTACGGCATGGAGCAGATGTCCTCGGCCCTCAAGGCGGTGGCCGGGGACCGCATGAAGACCATCCTCGGCCGGCTGACCCACAACCGCTTCCTGGCCGCCGGTACCGGCGCCTTCGTCACCGCGGTGGTGCAATCGTCCTCGGTGACCACGGTGCTGGTGGTGGGCTTCATCTCCGCCGGGCTGATGACCCTGTCCCAGAGCATCGGGGTGATCCTGGGAGCCAATATCGGCACCACCATCACCGCTCAGATCATCGCCTTCAAGGTCACCCGGCTGGCGCTGGCGATGATCGCCGTGGGCTTCGCCCTGACCTTCTTCGGCAAGCGGGAGAAGACCCGCCACCATGGCGCCGGCATCATGGGGCTGGGGCTGGTCTTCTTCGGCATGTCGGTGATGGGCGAGGCGATGGCGCCGCTGCGCACCTACGGGCCGTTTTTGGAGTGGATGGCGCGGATGGAGAACCCGGCGCTGGGCATCTTCGTCGGTACGCTCTTCACCGCCCTGGTGCAATCGTCCTCCGCCACCACCGGCATCGTCATCGTGTTGGCGGGGCAGGGGTTGCTGAGCCTGCCGGCGGGCATCGCCCTGGTCTTCGGGGCCAATGTGGGTACCTGCATCACCGCCCTGCTGGCGTCCATCGGCCGGCCCCGGGAGGCTCTGCGGGCGGCGACGGTGCACGTGATCTTCAACCTCGTGGGGGTGGTGCTGTGGTTGCCGTTCATCGGGCAGCTGGCGGAGTGGGTGAAGCGCCTTTCGCCACGGGCCCCGGAGCTCGACGGGCTGGCCCGCCTGGCCGCCGAGACCCCGCGCCAGATCGCCAACGCCCACACCCTCTTCAACACCGTCAACACCTTGCTCTTCCTGGTCTTCACGGCGCAGCTGGCG comes from Acidobacteriota bacterium and encodes:
- a CDS encoding polyphosphate kinase; the encoded protein is MRKWMLDQVDLGAKLSKKEYKRRLPGLQERLLDLQHACWQEKLGALVVFEGWDTAGRGDVIGKVTERLEPRGFELHMVREPRTFEAQLPWMWRFWSRLPAYGQMALFDYSWYRRFFVQRLEPPEGEPLWPQHREDILAFEAMLAADRYVLIKIFLHISEKEKKKRLDKRWDNPLDRWRLSRRARQSLQRYDDYHELIQETLERTHIEHAPWTVVAATEKRWRRVRVLETLVEGLERGLRDAGKALPEEEAAVEARVGASPGSGEEVRP
- a CDS encoding Na/Pi cotransporter family protein, producing MRRPAWLPVGCGKLPTSGPVVLGVAAVAVVAVGAMADSGAEPAVVAAGTGDLRLGALIMGLFGGLAFFLYGMEQMSSALKAVAGDRMKTILGRLTHNRFLAAGTGAFVTAVVQSSSVTTVLVVGFISAGLMTLSQSIGVILGANIGTTITAQIIAFKVTRLALAMIAVGFALTFFGKREKTRHHGAGIMGLGLVFFGMSVMGEAMAPLRTYGPFLEWMARMENPALGIFVGTLFTALVQSSSATTGIVIVLAGQGLLSLPAGIALVFGANVGTCITALLASIGRPREALRAATVHVIFNLVGVVLWLPFIGQLAEWVKRLSPRAPELDGLARLAAETPRQIANAHTLFNTVNTLLFLVFTAQLAWLVQRLVPDRPTMIEASVRAKYLDSTLLGTPALALDRVRLEILHLGEYVAAMLDAARSALFEGTRSELEELAKMDDAVDRLHGQVITYLGKISRQELGESQTRELMELMEAANSLENIGDIVETNLVFLGLERLDQQLTVSAATRRMLEEFYDAVRRALDISVQAVTQQNRRAARPVVEMKAEINQLAAAAAEHQARRLVAEEPNRLPAYTLETDILQNLKRIYYFTKRMARNVVSEGGDELDETGGEIESRAERIASEG